One Acropora palmata chromosome 2, jaAcrPala1.3, whole genome shotgun sequence genomic window carries:
- the LOC141874319 gene encoding uncharacterized protein LOC141874319 — protein MSDVAAGNDDSIHHASLKLSFIIKYLLPDVRADILALSHSTNPYPDGTPGSLLQSGSVAEGISLPNMLMRQANGKHIPVKFLSDLDIMRCVGMEKGTMLETWKQNTDLKPRFCRLLNPSNRRDADGLYYSATRAKKKLTETFLSSLDHSYFSLPEVPEDRGAMLLEIRELPLTLDYVHAVCVDWPKEVNEWRERSRPSNWPSSELIEDVIKTGIHLVPKPHALSLQKDVEWRLTFSLPEIKLARSLREEQRLCYLAVKALYFMELKKPAGLKSYHLKMILFWVCEKTPSNLWTMNSLGRGFLVLLDELISRLREGSIPHYFVPELNLIELLKKEDLDVWVRKLEAIRADPVTFLVRFHDRYKRLSGLTLPLNEEDALKDTNRYAKGIRLVARHSESGDDNKAFTNALLEIGFCYAVEGKFLDMTLLAAHLESLKYEVTMDEAPIMKEGHLARVKLLIRFMEALVQYVSDNEEESPSHRMMVMVKISLARLQHEAANVTESPSERDSLLTKAYEGFTKIVSSVHHDTSSALLFANFLYEQQRLEEAIIILTTIKICAHLMPAWCPFVLFNEFTAHTPDDFLKEELHARKEVEYWVPTFTLYLLISCFVDKGQTGRARDLLPELFAERDRSSKEFSYGDSCVLLGYCYLRLGEKEEALSMFKEAVDDHASDAGKYWYKKILQEDGA, from the exons ATGTCAGACGTGGCTGCAGGAAACGACGATTCCATTCATCATGCATCTCTCAAACTGTCCTTCATTATCAAGTACCTTCTTCCGGACGTAAGAGCGGACATACTTGCACTTTCTCACTCAACAAATCCATACCCAGATGGCACCCCTGGATCTTTATTACAGTCGGGCAGTGTGGCTGAGGGCATATCCCTACCAAACATGTTGATGCGTCAAGCTAACGGCAAGCATATTCCTGTTAAATTCCTCTCCGACCTGGACATAATGCGTTGTGTTGGGATGGAAAAGGGAACGATGTTGGAGACATGGAAGCAGAACACGGATTTAAAACCAAGGTTCTGCCGCCTGTTGAACCCTTCTAACAGGCGGGATGCTGATGGTTTATATTATTCAGCCACTCGAGCTAAGAAAAAGCTAACGGAGACTTTCTTAAGCAGCCTAGATCATTCCTACTTTTCTCTGCCTGAAGTGCCCGAGGACAGAGGCGCCATGCTATTAGAAATACGCGAACTTCCTTTGACTCTAGATTATGTCCACGCAGTTTGTGTTGATTGGCCCAAGGAAGTCAACGAATGGCGGGAAAGGAGTCGCCCATCAAACTGGCCAAGCAGTGAGCTGATCGAGGACGTCATCAAAACAG GTATTCATCTAGTGCCAAAGCCTCATGCCTTGAGCCTACAGAAGGATGTGGAGTGGCGACTAACATTCTCCTTGCCGGAGATAAAGCTTGCCAGAAGTCTTCGAGAGGAGCAGAGGTTGTGCTATCTGGCCGTGAAGGCACTTTACTTCATGGAGCTGAAGAAACCTGCAGGCCTCAAATCGTATCATCTCAAGATGATTCTGTTTTGGGTGTGCGAGAAAACTCCGTCCAACTTGTGGACAATGAATTCGTTAGGAAGAGGTTTCTTGGTGCTGCTGGACGAACTTATCAGCCGTTTAAGGGAAGGAAGCATACCACACTACTTCGTACCCGAACTCAACTTGATCGAGCTCTTAAAGAAGGAAGACCTCGATGTCTGGGTAAGGAAGCTTGAAGCCATCCGAGCAGATCCAGTTACCTTTCTGGTTCGTTTTCACGACCGCTACAAGCGGCTGAGTGGACTCACGTTACCGTTGAATGAAGAGGACGCCTTAAAGGACACCAACAGGTACGCCAAAGGCATCCGTCTCGTAGCAAGACACAGTGAAAGCGGAGATGACAACAAGGCGTTCACCAACGCACTTTTGGAGATCGGTTTTTGCTATGCCGTTGAGGGAAAGTTCCTGGATATGACCCTTCTCGCAGCACATCTAGAATCGCTTAAATACGAAGTCACCATGGACGAAGCACCCATCATGAAGGAAGGGCATCTAGCAAGAGTGAAACTTCTCATTCGCTTCATGGAAGCACTGGTTCAGTACGTCTCAGACAATGAAGAAGAAAGTCCATCTCATAGGATGATGGTGATGGTTAAAATTAGCCTGGCGCGGCTGCAGCATGAAGCTGCTAATGTCACTGAAAGTCCATCTGAGAGGGATTCCCTCTTGACTAAGGCTTACGAAGGTTTTACCAAGATTGTCAGCTCTGTTCATCACGATACAAGCAGCGCGCTGCTTTTTGCAAACTTTTTGTATGAGCAGCAGCGTTTGGAAGAAGCCATAATTATATTGACTACCATCAAAATCTGCGCACACCTCATGCCGGCTTGGTGCCCTTTCGTTTTATTCAACGAGTTCACCGCCCACACCCCAGACGATTTTCTGAAAGAAGAACTTCATGCGCGCAAGGAGGTGGAGTATTGGGTGCCTACATTTACACTCTATTTGTTAATCTCTTGTTTCGTGGATAAAGGACAAACCGGGAGAGCTCGAGACTTGCTTCCTGAGCTGTTTGCAGAACGTGATCGATCCTCAAAGGAATTTTCTTATGGCGATTCATGCGTCTTACTGGGATATTGCTACTTGAGGCTTGGAGAGAAGGAAGAAGCACTGAGTATGTTCAAGGAGGCAGTGGATGACCACGCGTCTGACGCTGGCAAATACTGGTACAAAAAGATCCTACAAGAAGACGGTGCATGA